A stretch of the Capsicum annuum cultivar UCD-10X-F1 chromosome 8, UCD10Xv1.1, whole genome shotgun sequence genome encodes the following:
- the LOC107839250 gene encoding uncharacterized protein LOC107839250 — MGSLENGVSLKKDQNLLRSSSVTGRNSGAFGQRQVRSRFARFLFVNKINYLQWICTVAVFFFFVVLFQMFLPGSVMEKSRNLGQDSEVRGGDLALLKELGGLDFGEDIKFEPLKVLAKFHDEVVEANGTVASRTVVRFGYRKPKLALVFANLLVDPYQIMMANVAAALREIGYEIEVLSIEDGPVRSIWKDVGVPVVILNTDGHRKFSLDWLNYDGLLVNSLEAVNVLSCVMQEPFKNVPLVWTVNELTLASRLKQYISSGQNDLVDNWRKVFSRANVVVFPNYILPIGYSECDAGNYFVIPSSPKEAWEVDTFMAVSNDNSRAKMNYAPENFVIVVVGSQLLYKGLWLEQALVLQALLPVFPELMNDGNSNSRFKIVVLTEGPNTNYSVAVEAIARNLSYPEGMVKHVAPAEDTDITLSVADLVIYASLREEQSFPNTLLKAMCFGKPIVAPDLPMIKKYVDDKVNGYLFPKENVNVLAQIMLQVVSNGELSLLARKAASVGQHTARNLMVSESVEGYALLLENILRFPSEVAYPKAVTEIPEKPKAEWQWQLFEAIETKYSQNNTLKTTRYLNEFERQWNPTEREGSAAMVEKNEEFLYSIWEDHTNTEIANVRKRREDEELKGRTDQPRGTWEEVYRSAKRADRSRNDLRERDEGELERTGQPLCIYEPYFGQGTWPFLHSTSLYRGLGLSSKGRRPGHDDVDAPSRLQLLNNPYYRDVLGEYGAFFAVANRIDRIHKNTWIGFQSWRATARQQSLSKTAEKSLLDAIEARRHGDTLYFWARMDVDPRNPLKQDFWSFCDTLNAGNCQFAFAEALKKMYGLKQNSSSLPPMPVDGGTWSVMHSWVLPTKSFVEFVMFSRMFVDALDSQFYEDHHRSGRCYLSLTKDKHCYSRVIEMLVNVWAYHSARRMMYVDPQTGLMEEQHKLKNRRGKMWVKWFQFNTLKSMDEELAEEADTDRPKTRWLWPSTGEVFWQGIYEKERHLKNKEKEKRRQQSKDKIKRIKNRTHQKALGKYVKPPPEELENSNTTTTATARRMR; from the exons ATGGGGTCTCTTGAAAATGGGGTTTCTTTGAAAAAAGATCAGAATTTGCTTCGTTCTTCATCAGTTACTGGTAGGAATAGTGGTGCATTTGGTCAAAGACAAGTCAGATCGAGATTTGCAAGATTCTTGTTTGTTAACAAGATTAATTATCTACAATGGATTTGTACTGTTGCtgtgtttttcttctttgttgttcTTTTCCAGATGTTCTTGCCTGGTTCTGTGATGGAAAAATCTAGGAATCTTGGTCAAGATAGTGAAGTGAGGGGTGGGGATTTAGCTTTGTTGAAAGAGTTGGGGGGTTTGGATTTTGGGGAAGATATAAAGTTTGAGCCTTTGAAGGTTTTAGCTAAATTTCATGATGAAGTTGTGGAGGCTAATGGGACTGTTGCTTCAAGGACTGTTGTTAGATTTGGTTATAGAAAACCTAAGCTGGCTTTG GTGTTTGCAAATTTGTTGGTTGATCCATATCAAATAATGATGGCTAATGTTGCAGCTGCATTACGGGAAATCGGCTACGAAATTGAG GTTCTCTCAATTGAAGATGGTCCAGTGAGGTCCATTTGGAAAGATGTAGGAGTTCCAGTTGTCATCTTGAACACCGATGGGCATAGAAAGTTCTCCTTAGATTGGCTAAA CTATGATGGCCTACTTGTGAACTCTCTTGAAGCTGTCAATGTCTTGTCTTG TGTAATGCAGGAGCCTTTCAAAAATGTACCTTTGGTATGGACTGTTAATGAACTTACACTTGCTTCTCGGCTGAAGCAGTATATTTCAAGTGGGCAGAACGATTTAGTGGATAACTGGAGAAAAGTCTTTAGTCGTGCCAATGTTGTGGTCTTCCCAAACTATATCTTGCCG ATAGGTTATTCAGAGTGCGATGCTGGAAACTACTTTGTCATTCCGAGTTCTCCTAAAGAAGCGTGGGAAGTTGATACATTCATGGCTGTATCCAATGATAATTCACGAGCTAAGATGAACTATGCACCTGAAAACTTTGTTATTGTGGTTGTGGGGAGTCAGCTTTTATATAAAGGTCTCTGGCTAGAACAAGCCCTTGTTTTACAAGCTTTATTACCGGTTTTTCCTGAATTAATGAATGATGGCAATTCAAATTCCCGCTTCAAGATTGTTGTACTGACAGAGGGCCCAAATACCAACTACAGTGTGGCTGTGGAG GCTATTGCGCGGAACTTAAGTTATCCCGAGGGAATGGTGAAGCACGTTGCTCCTGCCGAAGATACAGATATAACTTTGAGTGTGGCTGACCTTGTCATATATGCATCTCTCCGTGAGGAGCAATCTTTTCCAAACACTTTGCTAAAGGCAATGTGCTTTGGGAAACCTATAGTGGCTCCAGATCTACCAATGATAAAGAAATAT gTCGATGACAAGGTGAACGGCTATCTTTTTCCAAAAGAAAACGTCAACGTTTTAGCACAGATCATGTTGCAAGTAGTATCAAATGGTGAACTGTCACTTCTAGCCCGCAAGGCTGCTTCAGTTGGACAACATACTGCAAGGAACCTCATGGTATCAGAAAGTGTGGAAGGGTATGCTTTGTTATTGGAGAACATTCTCCGATTTCCATCCGAAGTTGCATATCCTAAGGCTGTTACTGAAATTCCTGAAAAACCAAAAGCAGAATGGCAATGGCAACTTTTTGAAGCAATCGAGACAAAATATTCTCAGAACAACACTTTGAAGACCACAAGATATTTGAATGAGTTTGAAAGGCAATGGAATCCGACTGAAAGAGAGGGTTCTGCAGCCATGGTGGAAAAGAATGAGGAATTTTTGTACAGCATTTGGGAGGATCACACAAATACTGAGATAGCTAATGTGAGAAAGCGAAGAGAGGATGAGGAG TTGAAGGGCAGAACTGATCAACCTCGGGGAACATGGGAGGAAGTGTATAGAAGTGCCAAAAGGGCTGATCGGTCTAGGAACGATTTGCGTGAAAGGGATGAAGGGGAGCTTGAAAGAACTGGTCAACCATTGTGCATTTATGAGCCATATTTTGGACAAGGGACCTGGCCCTTCTTGCATAGTACATCACTTTATCGTGGCCTTGGACTT TCAAGCAAAGGGCGACGACCTGGTCATGATGATGTAGATGCTCCTTCTCGGCTTCAACTTCTAAATAACCCTTACTATAGAGACGTTCTTGGTGAATATGGAGCTTTTTTCGCTGTTGCTAACAGGATTGATAGGATACACAAAAATACCTGGATAGGGTTTCAATCTTGGAGGGCAACAGCAAGACAG CAATCACTGTCCAAGACTGCTGAAAAGTCACTACTTGATGCTATTGAAGCACGAAGGCACGGTGACACACTCTACTTTTGGGCTCGTATGGATGTGGATCCAAGGAACCCACTCAAACAAGATTTCTGGtcattttgtgatactcttaATGCTGGAAATTGCCA GTTTGCTTTCGCTGAGGCACTCAAAAAGATGTATGGCTTAAAGCAGAATTCGAGCTCTCTTCCTCCCATGCCTGTGGATGGAGGCACATGGTCTGTCATGCATAGTTGGGTTTTGCCTACCAAGTCCTTCGTAGAATTTGTTATGTTTTCAAG GATGTTTGTTGATGCACTCGACTCTCAATTTTACGAAGATCACCATCGAAGTGGCCGTTGTTACCTTAGTTTGACCAAG GACAAGCATTGTTATTCAAGAGTCATTGAGATGCTTGTAAATGTTTGGGCATACCATAGTGCAAGAAGAATGATGTATGTGGACCCACAGACAGGCTTGATGGAAGAACAACATAAACTAAAAAACCGTAGAGGCAAAATGTGGGTGAAATGGTTCCAATTTAACACTCTTAAGAGCATGGACGAGGAACTGGCTGAGGAGGCGGACACTGACCGCCCAAAAACGAGGTGGTTGTGGCCATCAACTGGTGAAGTTTTCTGGCAAGGTATCTATGAGAAAGAAAGACAtttaaaaaacaaagagaaagagaaaaggagGCAACAGAGTAAGGATAAAATCAAAAGGATTAAGAATCGAACTCATCAAAAAGCATTAGGAAAATATGTCAAGCCGCCTCCTGAAGAATTGGAAAATTCAAACACAACGACAACAGCAACAGCAAGGCGTATGAGGTAG
- the LOC107839251 gene encoding acidic endochitinase has product MAIKASFCLHYVPILLILALATRSEAGGIAIYWGQNGNEGTLAETCATGNYDYVNIAFLSTFGSGRNAMLNLAGHCDPYTPNGCVSLSSDIKSCQSKGIKVMLSIGGGAGAYSIASPGDAYQVATYLWNNFLGGKSPSRPLGDAILDGIDFDLESGEGPYWGDLAKNLAKYSNRGNKKVYLTAAPQCPFPDACVGGALQTGVFDYVWVQFYNNPPCQYNQENVTSFQDSWKQWISSIPAKKIFLGLPAAPDAAGSGFIPVGDLTSQVLPAIKGSTKYGGVMLWSKYYDDQTGYSSSIKSHV; this is encoded by the coding sequence ATGGCAATCAAGGCTTCATTTTGTCTGCATTATGTCCCAATATTGTTGATTTTAGCACTAGCAACAAGGTCTGAAGCAGGGGGAATTGCTATCTATTGGGGACAAAATGGCAATGAAGGGACACTAGCCGAGACTTGTGCTACAGGGAACTATGACTACGTGAACATAGCATTCCTCTCAACTTTTGGCAGCGGCCGAAACGCGATGCTCAATCTAGCAGGCCATTGTGATCCATACACTCCAAATGGATGCGTTAGCTTGAGTTCTGACATAAAATCTTGTCAATCCAAAGGAATCAAAGTCATGTTATCGATCGGAGGAGGAGCAGGAGCATACTCAATTGCCTCCCCTGGCGACGCTTATCAAGTCGCTACATATCTCTGGAACAACTTTTTAGGTGGAAAATCGCCCTCTCGCCCTCTAGGAGATGCGATTTTGGATGGAATCGACTTTGATCTAGAGAGTGGAGAAGGACCATATTGGGGTGATCTTGCTAAGAATCTTGCAAAATATAGCAACAGAGGCAACAAGAAAGTGTACTTAACTGCAGCCCCACAGTGTCCATTTCCTGATGCTTGTGTTGGAGGGGCCTTGCAAACAGGAGTTTTTGACTATGTTTGGGTGCAGTTTTACAACAATCCTCCATGTCAGTACAATCAAGAAAATGTTACTAGTTTTCAAGATTCATGGAAACAATGGATTTCATCAATTCCTGCAAAGAAAATATTTCTCGGATTGCCTGCTGCTCCTGATGCAGCTGGAAGTGGATTTATTCCAGTTGGTGATTTGACTTCTCAGGTGCTTCCAGCTATAAAGGGTTCCACCAAGTATGGAGGGGTTATGCTATGGTCCAAGTATTATGATGATCAAACTGGTTATAGTTCCTCCATTAAAAGTCATGTCTAA
- the LOC107839249 gene encoding BAG family molecular chaperone regulator 6, which produces MYPMNRFMYSHPYQRNQGPYNPYYCSHFEPNPHHMNIDPTRSTLPYESWPCAGNYGHPYPPQCRSCCIHNNSPSQCAFRPPYPYHPPPAFSNCSYPTYPMMYPAHYAPPHFNMEQPRYEYEKNMDRDHHCCGCPNHLSSSKKGGSSVKIEEHDQDNLDKRNESNESLVPLGFKNGSYPVVWLPPDDMKIRERMKPNGSNCKEQEENPQVVKPFGDFGPFQQPNVWNVWPPHHGNNSESPKQKGDLPGKQHDDDAIRQQFPFPIIWMPYKPEEDADKINKETDSGPIAKQELTSPSKLTKPMIHDSEDRISNSKENEVNSGNDIRGKGLNKEAVVKTIPVKQVEQNEVVLNGKKQEASQRHDSDAKEKKITQDGGKKQSSSPTKSSKLPPVCLRVDPLPRKKSSNGSSRSPSPPGGEGKLVESPSDSSKSRILSNEEENVQLDKSSTTSMPGKSVEVEPSKSKIKVVEVAQGTTKEDKLQDQCTVFPDLKCETNELKDQPDKVAAKAQSSNERHQAREAANGEADAGDKMKREKKRKMSDDKAATMIQSAYRGFNVRRWEPLTKLKQIAKIEEQMAGLKNRVQALESSADNGVDNKQRTIMTEVIMGLLLKLDTIQGLHPTVREYRKSVAKELVSLQEKLDLLNCMKQPAESEQTLTAKSSEDTCTAMEDNISLQQGLEVQNLKRDDDLAKGNEEIKFDSKGPSEEQPLCVTEKLANSHDDVGNAEVLMGKKENKDVGEVMLDFSGGNAVETGDGASETPFEAEEKADDKVLDENAAVVEQLEEHDESEQSLPNTIPFSEELSKSSASEVTHCGFKNDDGVDELEELTRGVLDEETSVQDAAEIRKDEVLQYDKGDLTAHVHEGKVSDTESLEHHPLEALGEIPVIERLENTHSSNKIEENTVLERDAAVLIDIPKQDREDATSLNEDENISDVDDKVAMEKNDKELEQSDTASDGFSQSQKGAITTKQPTDSTNMEQLEIIAGLQEKMQNAVDNDTEILDSGKTMEQTAEPQLSTITNDEIQEYHFQDKQKVGEENMEVKSEEFSARDAVVSVPDNEGKEHNVDVEQRHEEQNLETQEKEPVAADNAAPVTEEPVEGSKAMATPTSTELAGEKELGAGEDHSTYPLTGDAVEGKSADVAHSFGSTPTEVQIMDANELKEWKKVGMSPSTPTASQVSCDSDALSESDRKLIEENEKLRKMLEKLIKSGNEQLSAISSLSGRVKDLEKRLSRKKKLGLKRNRMAASGSACVKPLNDSLRNRAVGLAM; this is translated from the exons ATGTATCCCATGAACAGGTTCATGTACTCACATCCTTACCAAAGGAACCAAGGACCTTACAATCCTTATTATTGTTCCCATTTCGAACCGAATCCTCATCATATGAATATTGATCCAACTAGATCTACTTTACCTTATGAATCTTGGCCTTGTGCTGGTAATTATGGGCATCCTTATCCACCACAGTGTCGCAGTTGCTGTATCCACAACAATTCTCCGAGTCAGTGCGCGTTCAGACCCCCATATCCTTATCATCCACCACCTGCCTTCAGCAACTGTAGTTATCCTACATATCCCATGATGTATCCTGCTCATTATGCTCCTCCACATTTTAATATGGAGCAGCCCCGATATGAATATGAAAAGAATATGGACAGAGATCATCACTGTTGTGGTTGTCCAAATCATCTATCTAGTAGTAAGAAAGGAGGGAGCAGTGTCAAGATAGAAGAACATGACCAGGATAACTTGGATAAGAGAAATGAAAGTAATGAGTCCTTGGTTCCTTTGGGGTTCAAGAATGGTTCTTATCCGGTTGTGTGGTTACCACCTGATGACATGAAGATTAGGGAGCGCATGAAGCCTAATGGATCCAATTGTAAAGAGCAGGAGGAGAATCCGCAAGTTGTGAAGCCCTTTGGCGATTTCGGGCCCTTCCAACAACCAAATGTCTGGAATGTATGGCCTCCTCATCATGGGAACAACTCGGAATCACCAAAGCAAAAAGGAGATTTGCCGGGAAAACAACATGATGATGATGCGATCAGGCAGCAGTTTCCATTTCCAATAATCTGGATGCCTTATAAACCTGAGGAAGACGCAGATAAGATTAACAAGGAGACTGATTCCGGGCCCATTGCTAAGCAGGAGCTAACCTCCCCCTCAAAATTAACCAAACCAATGATACATGATTCTGAGGACAGGATAAGCAATTCTAAAGAAAATGAAGTGAATAGCGGAAATGACATCCGTGGAAAGGGACTGAATAAAGAGGCAGTTGTAAAAACCATTCCTGTAAAGCAAGTGGAGCAGAATGAGGTGGTCTTGAATGGGAAAAAACAGGAAGCTTCCCAAAGGCATGATAGTGATGCTAAAGAGAAGAAAATCACTCAAGATGGTGGTAAAAAGCAGTCTTCTTCTCCTACAAAGTCATCCAAGTTGCCTCCTGTTTGTCTTAGGGTTGATCCCCTGCCTAGGAAGAAAAGCAGTAATGGCAGTTCTAGGTCTCCTAGTCCTCCTGGTGGCGAAGGGAAATTGGTAGAGTCGCCCAGTGACAGCTCCAAATCTCGCATCTTATCAAATGAGGAGGAGAATGTTCAACTAGACAAATCATCAACCACAAGCATGCCTGGCAAAAGCGTAGAAGTGGAGCCAAGTAAAAGCAAAATAAAGGTTGTTGAGGTTGCCCAAGGGACGACTAAAGAAGATAAACTTCAGGATCAATGTACTGTTTTCCCTGATCTGAAATGCGAGACAAATGAGCTAAAAGATCAACCTGATAAAGTAGCTGCAAAAGCTCAGTCAAGCAATGAACGACATCAGGCCAGAGAAGCAGCGAATGGAGAGGCAGATGCAGGCGACAAGATGAAgcgagaaaagaagagaaaaatgtcTGATGATAAGGCGGCTACCATGATTCAGTCGGCATACCGAGGTTTCAACGTGAGGAGATGGGAGCCTCTGACGAAATTAAAGCAGATAGCCAAAATAGAGGAGCAGATGGCTGGGCTTAAAAACCGAGTTCAGGCATTGGAGAGCTCAGCTGACAATGGAGTTGACAACAAACAGAGAACTATAATGACAGAAGTCATAATGGGTCTTCTGCTGAAGCTCGATACTATCCAG GGGTTGCATCCAACTGTTAGGGAGTATAGAAAATCTGTAGCAAAGGAGCTTGTTAGCCTGCAGGAGAAGCTGGATCTTCTAAACTGTATGAAGCAACCGGCAGAAAGCGAACAGACTTTAACTGCTAAGTCTAGTGAGGATACATGCACGGCGATGGAAGACAACATTTCCTTGCAGCAAGGCCTGGAGGTGCAAAATTTGAAACGGGATGATGATTTAGCTAAgggaaatgaagaaataaagtttGATTCAAAGGGACCTTCTGAAGAGCAGCCTCTTTGTGTGACAGAGAAGCTAGCCAACTCTCATGATGATGTAGGCAATGCAGAGGTACTGAtgggaaagaaagaaaataaggatGTTGGTGAGGTAATGTTGGACTTTTCTGGTGGCAATGCAGTGGAGACAGGAGATGGGGCATCAGAAACACCTTTTGAAGCGGAAGAAAAAGCAGATGATAAGGTACTTGATGAGAATGCAGCAGTAGTTGAGCAATTGGAAGAGCATGATGAATCCGAACAATCTTTGCCAAATACTATTCCATTTTCTGAAGAACTTTCAAAAAGTTCTGCTTCAGAGGTCACACATTGTGGTTTCAAGAATGATGACGGTGTGGATGAATTGGAAGAACTCACTCGAGGAGTCCTTGATGAAGAGACCAGTGTTCAAGACGCTGCTGAAATCAGAAAAGATGAAGTCCTTCAATATGACAAAGGAGACCTTACTGCACATGTCCATGAAGGAAAAGTCTCTGATACAGAGAGTCTAGAGCACCACCCCTTGGAAGCATTGGGTGAAATACCAGTCATTGAGAGGCTGGAGAATACACACAGCAGCAACAAAATAGAGGAAAATACAGTTCTGGAAAGAGATGCAGCAGTACTAATCGACATTCCCAAGCAAGACAGAGAAGATGCAACGTCATTAAATGAAGATGAGAACATCTCTGATGTGGATGATAAGGTTGCTATGGAGAAGAATGACAAGGAACTTGAACAAAGCGATACTGCATCAGATGGTTTTTCCCAATCACAGAAAGGCGCAATCACCACAAAGCAGCCGACAGATTCTACCAACATGGAGCAATTGGAAATAATTGCAGGTCTGCAAGAAAAAATGCAAAATGCAGTAGACAACGATACTGAAATCCTTGATTCAGGGAAAACCATGGAACAAACAGCAGAGCCTCAACTATCCACTATTACCAATGATGAAATTCAAGAGTATCACTTCCAGGATAAGCAGAAAGTTGGGGAGGAAAATATGGAGGTGAAAAGTGAGGAATTTTCAGCCCGTGATGCTGTGGTTTCTGTACCTGATAATGAAGGCAAAGAGCATAATGTGGACGTTGAGCAGAGGCATGAGGAGCAGAACCTTGAGACACAAGAGAAGGAACCAGTGGCTGCCGATAATGCTGCACCTGTGACCGAGGAACCAGTGGAAGGAAGTAAAGCAATGGCTACTCCAACATCGACAGAGCTGGCAGGAGAGAAAGAGCTTGGTGCAGGAGAGGACCACAGCACATACCCATTGACAGGTGATGCCGTGGAAGGTAAGTCTGCTGATGTTGCCCATTCTTTTGGTTCCACGCCTACTGAAGTACAAATTATGGATGCAAATGAGCTTAAAGAATGGAAGAAAGTAGGCATGTCACCGTCAACACCTACTGCAAGCCAAGTATCATGTGATAGTGATGCACTATCTGAGAGCGATCGGAAACTTATAGAGGAGAATGAAAAATTAAGGAAGATGTTGGAGAAACTAATCAAATCAGGGAATGAACAACTGAGTGCCATATCCAGTCTTTCTGGAAGAGTTAAGGACCTGGAGAAGAGATTGTCCAGGAAGAAGAAGCTGGGATTGAAACGAAACAGGATGGCAGCATCTGGATCAGCTTGTGTAAAGCCATTGAATGACTCACTTAGAAACAGGGCTGTGGGGTTGGCAATGTAA